Part of the Flavobacterium sp. MDT1-60 genome, TTTTAATCTTTCAAACTTAAAATCTTCAATTTCTTTTGGTGATTTATAATCAAGCAAAGTAATATATAAAGAGAAAATCGTAATTTCAATTGCATCTTCGTCTATATCTATTCCAAAAATATTATTTTTGATTAACTCCCAAAGCCTCTCATTACTTAGCATTATATCAGGAGAACCGCTGTTTTGAATTTCCTTTTCTATAATCTTTCGAAGTGTTTCAACTAAAAAAATTCCAGACCCACACGAAGGATCTAAAACTTTACAATTAGAAGTATCGGATTTTTCTAAATGCGGACTGACAGTCTGTGACAATATATAATCAACGATGAATGGTGGGGTATAATATGCTTTAATATCATACTGCTTTGAGGTAGTATTAAAGTTTTCCAATACCACATTTAGATTTTCTTCTTCTTTACCTATAAAATTTTCATATATATTACTAATAAGTTCAACAGGAATAATTTCAAAATCATACACCATAAATAATGATTTTTGAACAACATACCCCTTGTATGATGTTCCAGATTTGAAAAAAGATGAACCTGAAAACAAATCATACAATACTTCCAAATGGTCCTCAGTAACATTCTCCTCCTCATTATAAAAAGTATAGATTTCCCCTGTATCTTGATCTACTTCTTCTTCTTTTAGAGGAAATAGATCCCCACTATATCTAGAATTTAAATACTCAAAGAAACGATACAATTTATCTTTTGACTTAATCATTTCATTCAAACTAATCTGACGAGTCAATTTATCATTACCTTCAAGATATTCTTGACCTGTAAACTCCACTCTTCTATCAATCAAATACCTGATAAAAAGCAATCTACCTATTAATCTATTGGCTATTTTAGGATAAAGTTGTAAACCATCGGATGCAATCAGGATTCTTCTTGCATCCACGATATTATTCAAAAGATACTTATCAACTTTTGGGACATTTTTAAAATGCCTATTATATAATGTTTTCCAAGTTTTTCCTAACGTCAAATTTATTAAGGAAAAAATATTAATATCATCATCCAGACTTTGTAGTAGATAACTATGATCAGATTCAAATTTATAACCATGATATATATCAAATGGACCACGATCATCTTTATTAATTATAACTACTGGAGCCTGACCAAAACAAAATGTCCATTTTGGAATTTCTTTTGTTTTTTCTTCATCAGGTTTATCAAAAAATAGAATAATTGGATTGTTTATTGGCTCTGGATGTTCTGAATTTTCATCCCCGTGATGATGTAAACTATAAAAAGCATAGGGCTGTATTATATCCCGTAAAACCTTACTGATCCTAAAAGGAAACTTATTAAGCCATTGATCAGACTCCTCAAGATAGAACAACCCGTTTTCACGAGTATATCCAAGTTGATCAAATAATTGTTCTATTCTACTCACGGAGTTAAAAAATTTAAAGTAAAGATAATTATTAATTCTAATTATAGGGAAAAATGTATAGTTGAAAGAAATTTACATTACATTTAAGCATAACGTTTATTATTAGAACAATATATTAAGTCAAAACATCCATCTTAAAAACATTAATTAAACTCGTATTCAAATAACATTTATCTCAAACAAAAAGCACCACGATCTAAATTACAGCGCTTTTTAAACCTTAAACTATTAAACCCCAATTTCTTCGAAACCAACAAGAATCCCGCCTATATTCACCATCAAGAGCAGTAGGTTTATATTTTACGAAATTAGTTACTAACAAGAAACCTTTGTAATCGTTTGTTTCTCCCCACGAAATTTTTACGATGTGATTTTATCGTCCTTAATTCAGGTCCGAGACGAGCTTAAAAAAAAGACTATCATGAGGGTGATAGTCTTTTTTCTTACTCTGAGAATACGTGGAACTATTCTTTCGCAATTTTGTTACTCATGTTTTTATTTTCAAATACTACCATAATCTCATTGGCTTTTTCTGTTTGACCAATTTCTTTCAATGATTGTGCATATCTATAATAATACGATGCTTCTGAATCTGGAGACATTTCAAGCAATTGTGCATAATATTTAGCTGCCGCTGTCATTTCGCCATCAAAATAATGTTGGTCTGCCACCTTTTTAAGCATATCTGCAGAGGCATAACCCTTGTCTATTACTTGCATATACGTTTTTGTGCGGTTTACGGTAAGATATTTTGCTTTCTGGGCTGGTGCAATCATCGCAACTTTAACTGGTGCTATCGATGTCGAAACGGTATCTTTAATAGCTTTTGACAACATGGCAATTTCCGTTGGTTTTACTTTGGCTTTTCTATAAACTGGTGTAACCGTTCTGGTATTATTTGGACCAAGGTCATAGGTATTAACCATGTCTAATTTTGAAACTTCATATTTGACGACTCTTCTTCCGAATGTCATATTAATTGTTTCTTCTACATGATAATAATCCAGTACAAGATCATTATCAGATTTATTGTCAGATTGTGAATGTGCATTTGCTATTGGCGCAATGACAGGAGTGTTAGAAGCAGCACGCTGTGCAAAACAGCTAAAAGAAAAAACACATGCAATTGTTGTAATTTTAACTGCATAAGTTTTCATGTTGATTAGATTAATTTATTCTGAACATTAAAATATTACTTAAAGATACTTATTAGTTCCTTTTTATATTTTATTATTCCTGTAAACGACCTTAAAAAACGTTTAAGTGCTGTTTTTCAAATAAAAACACTCATTATTAATCTAAAAATGAGACCGATAAAACAGTATTGTATTTACATTTTGTTTAGTTGTCACTAAATCATAAAAAAAGCGCTCACAATATCTTGCAGCGCTTTCTGTATTTTTTAAAATTGAAATAAACTTAAACTCCTAATTTCTTAGCAAGATCAGTTGGAATTCCGCCTTTATTTACCATTAAGGCAGTCGTTTTATATTTTACGAAATTTTTGGTTACAAACAAGAATCCTTTGTAGTCGTTTGTTTCTCCCCAGGAATTTTTTACGATATAATATTCTCTTCCGGTTTGATCTTTTGCAAGACCAATAATATGCATTCCGTGATCGTCTGTTGTAGTGTAATTATCAAACGCAGCCTGACGCATCTCCGGTGTAATTTCCGGTTCTGGTTTTGGTCCATTGAACATGTCTGCTTTTTCTTCAGCCGTCATATCATCAAATTTCTTTGTCGGAACATACGCTACGCCATTTTTCCAGCTAAAGCTTTTCTCACTCACATCAGTTGCCCATACTACTGTATATCCTTTTTTCAACGCATTGTCAATAACATCGGTCATGTCGTTTACTTTTACGTTATAAACCTGATCAAACGACCAGTTGTCCGGCACCATCATGGTTGTTTTTTGGTAATATGGAGAAGTTGTAAACGAAGACATTTCTACATATTCATCAGGATTAATTCCAACTACTTCTTTAGCAAAAGATTGTGGCGTATAATTTTTTCCTTTGTATGTAAAGTTTTCCGGCACTTTTCCTAAATAAGAATCGATTACTGCAGCATATGCTTTTTGCCAGTTTGGCGTTAATTCTCCATTTGGATTTTTAACTACAGCACCCAAAACACCTTCGATAAGCGCTGCCATTTCTCCAAATTTATTTTTATCTGTTCCGTAGTTTAATCCTGTATAAGCTTCTCTAGGAACGGTTCCGTATTTTTTGTACATATTGATTACGTCATGCAACGCACCTCCGTCACCAAGAGTCACAGCGCCATGCATACGCACGTAATTAATTCCTTTTTCAACATACACATTTCTCGCTGAATAAATCTGAGATAGTTCTACCGGTTGTTTTCCTAAACGAATCATTTCTGATTCTAAAAATGAGTTTGTAGAATAGCTCCAGCATGTTCCTGAAGAACCTTGTGTTTTTACCGAAGTCGTTCCAAGGTTAATTTGCTCTGTGAATTTAAAGTTCTCTTTACTTTTATCACTCGCATTCAGCTTTAGTGAGTTTACTAAAACATCTTGTGCAAAACAGCTGCTTACACCAACCAAAAATGCTGATGCTACAAAAACTGATTTCATCGTAATTTTATACATAATCAATGATTTAAATAGTTAACTTATTAGTAACCTTTAATTAATTTTTGTTACAAATCAATTAAATATTAACTATTAAAACTAACGCTTTGCCGTTAATTTTTACACAATGTTTTTATTAATCTATAAAAACTTACAAAATATGCAAAAGAGAATCTTAAATTAGATAATGTGGCAATTAGATAATTCTATTGATTGTATTTAAACACTCATGCGTCTGACTTCTTGTTATATTTATAATCATACAAGTAAATAAACTTTAAAACAAAACCCCGATGAAATAATTAGCATCGGGGTTTTGTTTTTTATTCATTCTTAAGATTTATCGCATCCAATTGCTTCCAAAACAATATAATAGGCCCATTGTTCCGGTCCTTTGGCTACATCGACACACATCGGGAATCTTTCTCTTTTCTCTTGTCTCTTTTTTCTATTTTCTTTTCTCTATTTTCTATTTTCTATTTTCTATTTTCTTTTCAGCTATCTCATCCAATTGCTTCCGAAAACAATATAATAAGCCCAATCTTCATTTCCTTTTGCGACATCTACTCCCATTCGGAGCTTAAATTTTCGGGCTATTAAATACCGAAAACCTGTTCCGTAACTATAAACAACGGGCTTGGCAAAAGCCTGATCCCAATCGTCAAAAGCGCTTGCAAGACCACCAAATCCTATTAGACTCCATCTTTTGTACAAATCCCAACGAAGCTCAACTTCGTTTACAATACTGGTTTTTCCCATATAACGAGCAGTTGGAATTCCCCGTAAATTAATTCCCGGCTTTAAATAAAAAGGTGGATTCCCAAACGCCTGTTCTCCTTCAATCCTCAATCCGCCTATTAATTTGTCCGTTAAAGGATAATAACCTATTGCCGATAAATTGACACGCCAGGCATCGTAATCGCTGCCTATTGCATTGTCAGACCAAAAGAAATCTGACTGAAGACGTATTCCTTTATCTGGTGTAAATATATTGTCTCGACCGTCAAACTGAAGTGCTCCACCTAACTGACTTACAGTACTTTTAATGTCGCCAGGTTTAACAAACGGAGGCGGGAGATTAAAGTCTGGCAAATTTATTTTAGAATTTAAAAACAAATATTGCGGTCCGGCACTCCATTTTGCATTTTTAAATTGTTTTAACCATTGGGTGTAAAAAACGGAAGTTCTAAAGTTCAATTTAAATTCCTGATCATTTCCAGTGGGTAAATTATTGGCATAAAAAGACAAATTTACATCTCCATAAGCGGCCCCGATGCGATACAATATTTTGGGCTTAACTAAAGTTGCGGAACGAAATGCTCCGACCATCCAGCTATCATTTGCAGTATACATTCCGAATCCTCCTGTTATATCTGGATTTATAAAACGTTTTTTACCGTCTTCATCGATTACAGGAGCTCTTTTTTTAAGAAAAATTGGAGCTAAAGCACCACCAAATCCTCCTAAAGCTGGTTCAGATATAATGGCAGGAACTACAAGAAAACCATTTGCATAAATGAGAAAATTACTTAAGTCGATTGCTCCATCAAGAGAATCTTTGAAGCGCATATTTGTATTTGTTTTTTGTCCGATCATGACTGTGTATGATAAGAGAAAGCAAACCAAGGTTAATCTGGTTTTCCAAATAAATTTTCTATGAGAGAGGTGTGTGTTTTTCATTGTATCAAATGTTTTTTTCCTTATAAATTGTACCTCTATTTTTTTAGCTATTCTTTCTTTAAACTAAACACATGCGCCAATGTCAGGAAAAAAGTATTTCCCTGAAATCTGTTAATAGCATCAACCTCAGCTACCCATCTAAATCCCGCAGAAGTTTTACAACCAATATGAAAATAATTTACCTCAGCTCCTATTGCTCCAACACTATCTTTCTCACCTTCAACAATTCCAATTACAGGAACAGGAATTTTGTCATCGGTCACTTTATATTGTAAATAGTAAATTAAACCCGCATTCAATATTCCTGTTGGAGCGGTTTTTTCAGTATTCATCATATAAAATGTTTTACCCAAACCTCCTTCAATACTTAAAATATCTCCGGTTTTAATATCGGTATCCTTCTTTTTTCCATTGATTTCATAAGAGGCTAAAGCAGAAAAATGAAAGGTTTTTTTATCATTGAAAAACAAAGTTGTTCCTGCAGAAAACTCATTCATAAACATTCCCAAACCACTGTTGTCAGAAGCACCTGCGGTATAACTGCCAGTTGGTAAATACAATTGGTAACTCACTACAAAATCAGCTCTTTTGTGATGCCACCCTAATTGAATGGGCTGAACATAAGAATCTGTCAACGCTAAAGAATTATTGACATTTGCATTATTTCCCTGAATCGTATTTGAGGCAAAAGCTAATAATGCAGTCGCTCCATAATTGGCTCCCAGGATTTTAAAATCACTTACCCATGAAATACCAGCTCCTGTAATAGTCATTGTAAAATCAGGATCTACAGATGATTTATCTCCATTCGCATCTCTTAAAGATGATGCTGTATAAAAATATCCCGGAATATAAACGCTTAGAGTATTAGCAGGTGTTTGAGTTCCTGACTGCAATCCCATGGCACCAAGTATATGGCCCCCCTTAAGCTGTGCTTGCCCTATAAAGAAAATAAAAAGGAATACTAGCGTAATGATTAATTTTATTGTTTGTCTTTGTTTAAATCCCGTTTTCATCATTTTTGCTTTAAAAATTAATAAGACCTAACAAACCTCTTACAAACTGTTTACTTTTTAGTTTGATGATTCTTTTAAATAATAAGTAGTTGTTTTTTCAGGATTTATTCTGATTATTTTAAAATATTCTGAAGGCGATTTTCCTGTATGTTTTATAAAGGCTCTAAAACAAGTAGTCCTTGATTTAAAACCAGAACCCCAGGCCATTCCTTCAAGCGATAAATCTTTCCACTCCGGATCATTTATTTTTTCCTTGAAATATTCAATTCTCTTCAGGTTTACATAATCCTGAAAA contains:
- a CDS encoding aminopeptidase C, whose amino-acid sequence is MYKITMKSVFVASAFLVGVSSCFAQDVLVNSLKLNASDKSKENFKFTEQINLGTTSVKTQGSSGTCWSYSTNSFLESEMIRLGKQPVELSQIYSARNVYVEKGINYVRMHGAVTLGDGGALHDVINMYKKYGTVPREAYTGLNYGTDKNKFGEMAALIEGVLGAVVKNPNGELTPNWQKAYAAVIDSYLGKVPENFTYKGKNYTPQSFAKEVVGINPDEYVEMSSFTTSPYYQKTTMMVPDNWSFDQVYNVKVNDMTDVIDNALKKGYTVVWATDVSEKSFSWKNGVAYVPTKKFDDMTAEEKADMFNGPKPEPEITPEMRQAAFDNYTTTDDHGMHIIGLAKDQTGREYYIVKNSWGETNDYKGFLFVTKNFVKYKTTALMVNKGGIPTDLAKKLGV
- a CDS encoding BamA/TamA family outer membrane protein encodes the protein MIGQKTNTNMRFKDSLDGAIDLSNFLIYANGFLVVPAIISEPALGGFGGALAPIFLKKRAPVIDEDGKKRFINPDITGGFGMYTANDSWMVGAFRSATLVKPKILYRIGAAYGDVNLSFYANNLPTGNDQEFKLNFRTSVFYTQWLKQFKNAKWSAGPQYLFLNSKINLPDFNLPPPFVKPGDIKSTVSQLGGALQFDGRDNIFTPDKGIRLQSDFFWSDNAIGSDYDAWRVNLSAIGYYPLTDKLIGGLRIEGEQAFGNPPFYLKPGINLRGIPTARYMGKTSIVNEVELRWDLYKRWSLIGFGGLASAFDDWDQAFAKPVVYSYGTGFRYLIARKFKLRMGVDVAKGNEDWAYYIVFGSNWMR
- a CDS encoding transporter is translated as MGLQSGTQTPANTLSVYIPGYFYTASSLRDANGDKSSVDPDFTMTITGAGISWVSDFKILGANYGATALLAFASNTIQGNNANVNNSLALTDSYVQPIQLGWHHKRADFVVSYQLYLPTGSYTAGASDNSGLGMFMNEFSAGTTLFFNDKKTFHFSALASYEINGKKKDTDIKTGDILSIEGGLGKTFYMMNTEKTAPTGILNAGLIYYLQYKVTDDKIPVPVIGIVEGEKDSVGAIGAEVNYFHIGCKTSAGFRWVAEVDAINRFQGNTFFLTLAHVFSLKKE